One Micromonospora craniellae genomic region harbors:
- a CDS encoding LLM class F420-dependent oxidoreductase yields the protein MTVPLGAIPLADHAAMYAALADAGFTDVWSAEVNGADAFTPLALAAAWQPRLRLGTAVTPVFTRGPGLLAMSAAALADVAPGRFALGIGASSPVVVSDWNAVEFTEPLRRTRDVLAFLRAALRGETVDGAFDTFAVRRFTLERPPLVPPPLLLAALRPGMLRLAAAEADGVILNWLAATDVPRAVAELGERRPQFEVLSRIFVCPTEDVDHARALGRRMITSYLTVPAYAAFHRWLGREEALAGMWRAWAAGDRCGALAAVPDEVVDALVLHGSPERCRAQVRRYTEAGVDVPVLALLPTPEVPAGDPAALATLVARLGVDAAEAA from the coding sequence ATGACGGTGCCGCTGGGCGCGATCCCGCTCGCCGACCACGCCGCGATGTACGCGGCGCTCGCCGACGCCGGTTTCACCGACGTGTGGTCCGCCGAGGTCAACGGGGCCGACGCGTTCACTCCGCTGGCCCTCGCCGCGGCCTGGCAGCCGCGACTGCGCCTGGGTACCGCCGTCACCCCGGTGTTCACCCGAGGGCCGGGACTGCTGGCGATGAGCGCCGCCGCGCTCGCCGACGTCGCCCCCGGCCGGTTCGCCCTCGGTATCGGCGCGTCGTCGCCGGTGGTGGTCAGCGACTGGAACGCGGTGGAGTTCACCGAACCGCTGCGGCGTACCCGCGATGTGCTGGCGTTCCTGCGGGCCGCGCTGCGCGGGGAGACCGTCGACGGGGCCTTCGACACCTTCGCCGTACGCCGCTTCACGTTGGAACGACCGCCGCTGGTGCCGCCGCCGCTGCTGCTGGCCGCGCTGCGTCCCGGCATGCTGCGGCTGGCCGCCGCCGAGGCCGACGGGGTGATCCTGAACTGGCTGGCCGCCACCGACGTGCCCCGGGCGGTGGCCGAGTTGGGTGAGCGGCGCCCGCAGTTCGAGGTGCTCTCCCGGATCTTCGTCTGTCCGACCGAGGACGTCGACCACGCCCGCGCCCTGGGCCGACGGATGATCACCAGCTATCTGACCGTGCCCGCCTACGCGGCGTTCCACCGCTGGCTCGGACGCGAGGAGGCGCTGGCCGGCATGTGGCGGGCCTGGGCGGCCGGTGACCGGTGCGGCGCCCTGGCGGCGGTGCCGGACGAGGTGGTCGACGCGCTGGTCCTGCACGGCTCACCCGAGCGGTGCCGCGCCCAGGTACGCCGCTACACCGAAGCCGGTGTGGACGTGCCCGTGCTGGCTCTGCTGCCCACGCCGGAGGTGCCCGCCGGGGACCCCGCAGCCCTGGCCACGCTGGTCGCCCGGCTCGGCGTCGACGCGGCGGAGGCGGCGTGA